In Allomuricauda ruestringensis DSM 13258, the following proteins share a genomic window:
- a CDS encoding helix-turn-helix domain-containing protein, whose product MTTKESFGEHIRALRENQKLPLRKVAAALDIDPSTLSKIERGERSANKEMLPLLADLFNESEEDLGLILMSDKVAYDLMQEENPDQILKVAEEKIKYLKNKNLQQGSLDL is encoded by the coding sequence ATGACAACAAAAGAATCGTTTGGGGAACATATAAGAGCATTAAGGGAAAACCAAAAACTTCCACTTAGAAAAGTTGCAGCGGCATTGGACATTGACCCATCCACACTCAGTAAAATTGAACGTGGAGAACGTTCTGCCAACAAGGAAATGCTACCGCTTTTAGCGGATTTATTCAACGAAAGTGAAGAAGACTTAGGGCTTATCCTGATGAGTGACAAAGTTGCTTACGACTTGATGCAAGAAGAAAATCCAGACCAAATTCTAAAAGTTGCCGAAGAAAAAATCAAATACTTAAAAAACAAGAATCTTCAACAAGGTTCGCTTGACTTATAA
- a CDS encoding helix-turn-helix transcriptional regulator — MRKYSSTEIELINIQVGCILRLARLRKGLSQLELGHQIDSNPTLIGRIERAEGKTSWEKIYMLCKQLDVNLCDILKIKGVDSLLSIVEEAMRFEDKLTQDKTNFYNSLKRRIQDLFKLLSKEQK, encoded by the coding sequence ATGAGAAAGTACAGCAGCACAGAAATTGAATTAATCAACATTCAAGTTGGCTGTATCTTAAGGTTAGCTAGGTTAAGAAAAGGGCTTTCCCAGCTTGAATTAGGACACCAAATAGATTCAAATCCAACATTGATAGGCAGAATTGAAAGAGCTGAGGGAAAAACCAGTTGGGAAAAAATTTACATGCTCTGCAAACAATTGGACGTCAACCTGTGTGACATTTTAAAAATAAAAGGTGTGGATTCCCTATTATCTATCGTCGAGGAAGCTATGCGATTTGAAGACAAGCTTACTCAAGACAAGACTAATTTCTATAATTCTCTAAAAAGAAGAATTCAAGATTTATTTAAGTTATTGAGTAAAGAACAAAAATAA
- a CDS encoding SusC/RagA family TonB-linked outer membrane protein, whose translation MQLITIRMRRGILPVLLYAFLMPLFSFSLQAGTFLEPPQATVSGTVTDTSGNPLAGVNLVVESKNIGTMSALDGSFTINAGPDDVLIFSMVGFKTLTVPIAGREEVFVSMEEDVTVLGEVVLNAGYYTVSEKERTGSIEKVSSVEIEKQPISNPLAALQGRMPGVEVVQTSGIAGSGFSIQIRGRNSVRDLGNEPLYIVDGVPYDSSSLGEEAASGILLGRGFSPLNTLNPMDIESIEVLKDADATAIYGSRGANGVVLITTKKTGFSGTRVSIGLESGLGRASRTMDVLNASEYRLMRTEAYANDGIDPLPFNAYDINGTWDPDRRTDWQRELFGNTSYVNNLQASITGGEGRTRFMLSGNYHGQTSVFKGDYRNEKISGLGKVSFTSKDDRLSLQWSNNFTWNNNDLPANDITFLAISLAPNAPELYNSDGSLNWENSTWNNPLSRQQGKFRYNATTMVSNASLDYTLWDGFKARVNLGYTESHLKEIRTNPSTIFDPAFGIGSESSSAIHNTGKRTSWIVEPQLEYGLSLGNTSVTVLTGLSFQDRRTARLSQLALGFSNNRFIENISAASTTIGLADVNQQYRYQAVFGRVNVNHNGKYVLNLTGRRDGSSRFGPEKRFSNFGAIGAAWIFSEEPLLKEHVPWLSFGKLRASLGTSGNDQIGDYQYLDTYSFGIDQYQNSVGIFPTRLFNPNFSWESNEKREVALELGMLGDRIRLNAAHYRNTSSNQLVGIPLPATTGFSSVNDNLNATVLNEGWEFGLNAMIARSERFSWETSLNLTIPKTRLESFPNLEGSTFANRLKVGEPLNIAKVYQVNGVDPETGLYVFEDFNNDGAITSVDDREAIARLDPKYFGGFTSQWTYGKLTVDALFQFSKQLGRNFWSTGGVAPGGLANQPKEVLDRWTPSEPDADIQRFTAGQSPEARQSYRNYVSSDAGISDASFLRLKTVSLSYNLVAKKDNGLGCMLFLRGQNLWTWTNYLGLDPETQNSATVPPLRMVTLGTRFTF comes from the coding sequence ATGCAACTCATAACAATACGCATGCGCAGGGGAATCCTGCCTGTGCTCCTATATGCCTTTCTAATGCCTCTTTTTTCATTTAGTCTGCAAGCGGGCACTTTCTTGGAACCACCACAGGCCACCGTTTCCGGCACCGTGACCGATACGTCTGGGAATCCCCTGGCCGGGGTGAACCTTGTGGTGGAATCCAAGAATATCGGGACCATGTCCGCTCTGGATGGTTCCTTTACCATTAATGCAGGCCCTGATGATGTGCTCATCTTTTCCATGGTCGGTTTCAAGACGCTTACCGTGCCCATTGCGGGTAGGGAAGAGGTCTTTGTTTCCATGGAAGAGGATGTAACGGTATTGGGCGAGGTCGTGCTCAATGCGGGCTATTATACCGTATCCGAGAAGGAACGCACGGGAAGTATCGAGAAGGTGTCCAGTGTAGAGATTGAAAAACAGCCCATTTCCAATCCCTTGGCTGCTTTGCAGGGACGAATGCCCGGGGTGGAAGTCGTACAGACCTCTGGTATTGCAGGGTCCGGTTTTTCCATTCAGATACGGGGAAGGAACAGTGTACGGGATCTGGGCAATGAGCCCTTGTACATTGTTGACGGTGTCCCGTACGATTCCTCTTCCCTAGGGGAGGAAGCAGCCTCCGGAATTCTGCTGGGACGGGGATTTAGTCCCTTGAACACACTCAACCCCATGGATATAGAAAGTATCGAAGTCCTAAAGGATGCGGATGCGACCGCTATTTATGGGTCTCGGGGCGCCAATGGGGTGGTATTGATCACCACTAAGAAAACAGGATTTAGCGGAACCCGGGTGAGCATCGGTCTGGAAAGTGGACTTGGGCGGGCCTCCCGGACCATGGACGTATTGAATGCCTCCGAATATCGGTTGATGCGGACGGAAGCCTATGCCAATGATGGTATCGATCCCTTGCCCTTTAATGCCTACGATATCAATGGGACATGGGACCCGGACAGACGAACAGATTGGCAGCGAGAACTGTTCGGGAACACCTCCTATGTCAATAATCTGCAAGCGTCGATCACTGGAGGGGAAGGGCGTACCCGTTTTATGCTCAGTGGTAATTATCATGGTCAGACCAGTGTCTTTAAGGGAGATTACCGAAACGAAAAGATTTCAGGGCTCGGTAAAGTAAGCTTCACCTCCAAGGACGATAGGCTTTCTTTACAATGGTCCAATAATTTTACGTGGAACAATAATGACCTGCCCGCGAATGATATTACCTTTTTGGCCATTAGCCTTGCACCCAATGCACCTGAGCTATATAATTCGGATGGCAGCTTGAACTGGGAAAACTCCACTTGGAACAATCCCCTTTCCCGGCAACAGGGAAAATTTCGCTACAATGCGACGACCATGGTCAGCAATGCATCATTGGATTATACATTGTGGGATGGGTTCAAGGCAAGGGTCAATCTGGGATATACCGAGAGCCATTTGAAGGAAATCCGCACCAACCCATCCACCATCTTTGATCCGGCCTTTGGTATTGGCAGTGAGTCTTCTTCCGCGATCCACAATACCGGGAAGAGGACCTCATGGATCGTGGAGCCCCAATTGGAATATGGGCTGTCATTGGGAAATACAAGCGTTACGGTCTTGACCGGACTTTCCTTTCAAGATCGTAGAACGGCACGTTTGTCACAGTTGGCCCTTGGTTTCTCCAACAACAGGTTTATTGAGAACATATCGGCGGCCAGTACCACCATCGGATTGGCCGATGTAAACCAACAGTATAGGTACCAGGCTGTTTTCGGTCGGGTCAATGTGAACCACAATGGAAAGTATGTGCTCAACCTCACCGGAAGAAGGGACGGTTCCAGTCGATTCGGCCCTGAGAAGCGATTTTCAAATTTTGGGGCCATTGGTGCCGCATGGATTTTTTCAGAGGAGCCTTTACTCAAGGAGCATGTTCCGTGGCTCAGTTTTGGAAAGCTTCGGGCCAGTTTGGGAACCTCCGGAAACGATCAAATAGGGGACTACCAATACTTGGACACCTATTCTTTTGGAATAGACCAATACCAGAACAGCGTTGGGATCTTCCCCACTAGGCTTTTCAATCCCAATTTTAGTTGGGAATCCAATGAAAAACGGGAAGTGGCCCTTGAATTGGGGATGTTGGGAGATCGGATCCGTCTGAATGCGGCCCACTATCGCAATACGTCCTCCAACCAATTGGTCGGCATCCCCCTTCCGGCAACCACGGGTTTCTCCAGTGTCAATGACAACTTGAATGCCACGGTTTTGAACGAGGGCTGGGAATTTGGCCTGAACGCCATGATTGCCCGTAGTGAAAGGTTTAGCTGGGAAACATCCCTTAACCTGACCATCCCCAAGACCCGATTGGAGTCTTTTCCCAATTTGGAAGGATCGACCTTTGCCAATCGTTTGAAAGTAGGGGAACCACTAAACATCGCCAAGGTATACCAAGTCAATGGCGTTGACCCGGAAACGGGATTGTATGTGTTCGAAGACTTTAACAATGACGGGGCCATCACCAGTGTGGATGATCGGGAAGCCATTGCACGTTTGGACCCCAAATACTTTGGCGGTTTCACCAGTCAATGGACCTATGGCAAATTGACCGTCGATGCCCTGTTCCAGTTTTCCAAACAACTGGGACGGAATTTTTGGTCCACGGGAGGTGTGGCCCCGGGAGGATTGGCCAATCAGCCCAAGGAGGTGCTGGATCGATGGACGCCATCCGAACCGGATGCCGATATACAACGATTTACGGCGGGCCAGTCCCCAGAGGCCAGACAGAGCTATCGGAACTATGTTTCCAGTGATGCAGGTATTTCAGACGCCTCCTTTCTTAGGTTAAAGACCGTGTCGCTGTCCTATAACCTGGTGGCCAAGAAGGATAATGGTCTGGGATGTATGCTTTTTCTCAGGGGGCAGAACCTTTGGACATGGACCAACTATCTGGGATTGGACCCAGAGACACAGAACAGTGCAACAGTGCCCCCGCTGCGCATGGTCACCTTAGGAACACGTTTCACTTTTTAA
- a CDS encoding RagB/SusD family nutrient uptake outer membrane protein: MTSTNKTIRGIIHTIHRSSLFVLMMGLFLGSCEEFVDIAPPTNELTGSVVFEKAATVDAAFAHIHSQLREDVFTTGTVSGLSYLMGHYTDELTLYSNVLPEVQEFANGRLTPSNGSVERLWDGAYELIYATNSILEGVQNSTELAQEDVHRFLGEAYFLRAFLHFHLMELFGPVPFIDSTNFDINSKVGRMDLEPLSILILEDLRLAKELLAQVEAADNYRPNYWTVTAFLARFYLYREEWSNALTEVLEVGKDGPFGLEKDLLEVFKKDSPETLWQLDSGLPGNNTKEGSTFVFSEGPPPNSALNNDFINRFEAGDGRLQAWVGQVVGDSETWYYTNKYKLNAPSPSTEECSILFRLSELYLIGAEAYARLGQDTEALIYLNRVRQRALLDPISGLSGTALLDVIYKERAVELFSEQGHRFFDLKRTARADAILGAIKPEWKPFAINLPIPQSDLLLNPNLAPQNEGY, encoded by the coding sequence ATGACATCTACAAATAAAACAATACGAGGTATTATACATACAATCCATCGGTCTTCACTTTTCGTGCTGATGATGGGGCTCTTTTTAGGGTCTTGCGAGGAATTCGTGGACATAGCTCCCCCGACCAATGAACTCACGGGAAGCGTTGTCTTCGAAAAAGCGGCCACCGTGGATGCTGCTTTTGCACATATCCACTCCCAACTAAGGGAGGATGTGTTCACTACAGGGACCGTATCGGGACTATCCTATCTAATGGGACATTACACGGATGAACTGACCCTGTACAGCAACGTATTGCCCGAAGTACAGGAATTTGCCAATGGCCGTCTAACGCCTTCCAATGGGAGTGTTGAACGGCTTTGGGACGGGGCCTATGAACTGATCTATGCAACGAACAGTATTTTGGAGGGAGTCCAAAACTCCACGGAACTGGCACAGGAGGATGTCCATCGGTTTCTGGGCGAAGCCTATTTTTTGAGGGCGTTCCTACATTTCCATCTCATGGAACTGTTCGGCCCCGTACCCTTTATCGATTCGACCAATTTTGACATCAACAGTAAAGTAGGCCGTATGGATTTGGAGCCACTTTCCATCTTAATCTTGGAGGATTTGAGATTGGCAAAGGAATTATTGGCCCAAGTGGAAGCAGCGGACAATTACAGACCGAATTATTGGACGGTCACTGCGTTTTTGGCCCGCTTTTACCTGTATCGGGAAGAATGGTCGAATGCCCTTACGGAGGTCCTGGAGGTGGGTAAGGACGGTCCGTTCGGGCTGGAAAAGGATTTGCTAGAGGTTTTTAAAAAGGACAGCCCTGAAACCCTTTGGCAGTTGGATTCGGGCCTGCCGGGCAACAATACCAAAGAGGGGTCGACATTTGTCTTTTCGGAAGGTCCACCTCCGAACTCGGCCCTTAACAACGACTTTATCAACCGGTTCGAAGCTGGGGATGGCCGTTTGCAGGCCTGGGTGGGCCAAGTCGTAGGTGACAGTGAAACCTGGTACTATACCAATAAATACAAGTTGAACGCCCCAAGCCCCAGTACGGAGGAATGCTCCATTTTATTCCGGTTGTCCGAGCTGTATTTGATTGGCGCGGAGGCCTATGCACGTTTGGGCCAGGATACTGAGGCCCTGATTTATCTGAACCGGGTCCGACAACGGGCATTGCTTGACCCGATTTCGGGACTGTCCGGAACAGCACTTTTGGATGTGATTTATAAAGAAAGGGCAGTGGAACTGTTTTCGGAGCAGGGACATCGGTTTTTCGATCTGAAACGGACCGCTAGGGCCGATGCCATTTTAGGTGCCATCAAACCGGAATGGAAGCCTTTTGCCATCAACTTGCCCATTCCCCAATCCGACCTTTTGTTGAACCCAAACCTGGCCCCTCAAAATGAAGGTTATTAA
- a CDS encoding zinc-dependent metalloprotease, whose translation MKVIKIMFWISSIASGRKRTVHRALALSALLLWVACPLWGQANNGIGAYLEDNRLLLVLDRAIMEEPMLFVRHHKGQLTVRWSQVGEQVVLTQHRVRSALGEWIPIDADYKIEERVLGKFKVIKEKSNEVTLTIDATELVLANDIKWFAYDSPERIDLRKSYIYKVEKLDGETIIRTKRTKNSGTSFRTIDVDFSFYQLPDRPMRPRLFDHRMGYYLEDVWDAQRTDNYKAAIMRWRMEKKDPRSALSEPVAPITFYFHPDVPDVWKPYIRAGILAWSAPFEAAGFKNAIEVRDLPEGVPSGHSVTYSMIRWENFSGVRGSEKESGSTAKMIVDQRRGEILKADILISSSVRSLVEEYVVRCAPMDARAQRYPVPKSLVGELFQYVTSHETGHALGLMDGNYGEYAYPMEKIRDVQWLRKMGHTPSIMNYARHNYIAQPEDSIPASLLLQKVGPMDLFQIKWGYSNFPRATSPLEERPILDSIILAYDSIPWYRFNADWYGRIGPGNTHEAVDNRDPISSTELGLRNMEKVMGLLPKLNRDQPDDALLKRLYKKTLELWFHEMRHVLSLVGGYTIHYRSGTQSDAVYTPISMEEQRKALRFLLQNAFEVPQWLEHPSFQYRLDEISGSDMLLVYQLQLLSELLGVSRMGRLEHMEGNHHYEAVLWEMIGMLQEGLFQELEDPRADISPRRQALQRAYIETMSSHVRSESPSSRLSTEQLQRFPSQYVKSECRFGLRQLQKKMEMVVAELEDGQQKEHLRACLNMINTCL comes from the coding sequence ATGAAGGTTATTAAGATTATGTTTTGGATTAGCTCCATTGCCTCGGGAAGGAAACGCACTGTCCATAGGGCTCTTGCCCTAAGTGCGCTACTTCTTTGGGTGGCCTGCCCTCTTTGGGGGCAGGCCAATAATGGTATAGGGGCCTATCTGGAGGACAATCGGCTTTTGTTGGTACTGGATAGGGCCATAATGGAAGAACCAATGCTGTTTGTAAGGCATCATAAAGGGCAATTGACGGTACGATGGTCACAAGTCGGCGAACAGGTGGTACTGACCCAACACCGGGTGCGTTCTGCCCTTGGCGAATGGATTCCCATTGATGCCGACTACAAGATCGAAGAACGGGTGCTGGGAAAGTTCAAGGTCATCAAGGAAAAAAGCAATGAGGTTACCTTGACCATTGATGCTACCGAACTCGTACTGGCGAACGATATCAAGTGGTTTGCCTACGATTCCCCTGAGCGCATTGACCTTCGAAAGTCATACATTTATAAGGTGGAGAAATTGGATGGGGAGACCATCATCCGAACGAAACGGACAAAGAATTCCGGCACTTCGTTCAGGACCATTGATGTGGATTTCAGTTTTTATCAGTTGCCCGATCGGCCCATGCGACCAAGGTTGTTCGATCACCGGATGGGATACTATTTGGAGGATGTATGGGATGCACAAAGAACGGATAATTATAAGGCGGCCATCATGCGTTGGCGCATGGAGAAAAAGGACCCAAGGTCGGCGTTGAGTGAACCTGTGGCCCCGATCACCTTTTATTTTCACCCTGATGTTCCCGATGTCTGGAAACCCTATATCCGGGCGGGAATATTGGCATGGTCGGCCCCTTTTGAAGCAGCTGGGTTCAAGAATGCCATTGAGGTACGGGACTTGCCGGAAGGAGTGCCAAGTGGTCACAGCGTGACCTATTCCATGATCCGATGGGAGAATTTTTCAGGGGTTCGTGGATCGGAAAAGGAAAGCGGGTCAACGGCGAAAATGATCGTGGACCAACGAAGGGGAGAAATCCTTAAGGCGGATATTCTGATCAGTTCCTCCGTGCGCAGTCTCGTTGAGGAATATGTGGTGCGCTGTGCGCCCATGGATGCAAGGGCACAACGATATCCCGTGCCCAAATCCTTGGTAGGGGAGCTTTTTCAATATGTGACATCCCATGAAACCGGCCATGCCTTGGGGCTTATGGATGGCAATTACGGGGAATATGCCTACCCCATGGAGAAAATACGGGATGTGCAATGGCTCCGGAAAATGGGGCATACGCCAAGCATTATGAACTATGCAAGGCATAACTATATTGCACAGCCCGAGGATAGCATTCCTGCATCATTATTGCTACAAAAGGTAGGGCCAATGGACCTTTTCCAAATTAAATGGGGCTATAGCAACTTCCCTAGGGCTACCTCCCCACTTGAAGAGCGACCTATTTTAGATAGCATTATCCTTGCCTATGATAGTATTCCATGGTATCGGTTCAATGCCGATTGGTATGGTAGGATAGGACCGGGGAACACCCATGAGGCAGTGGATAATCGTGACCCCATATCAAGTACGGAACTAGGGCTTAGGAATATGGAAAAAGTGATGGGGCTATTGCCAAAGTTGAACCGTGATCAACCGGATGATGCCCTTTTGAAACGGCTTTATAAGAAAACCTTGGAGCTCTGGTTCCATGAAATGCGTCATGTACTTTCCCTAGTGGGCGGTTATACGATCCATTATAGATCAGGTACTCAGTCCGATGCCGTATATACGCCCATTTCCATGGAGGAACAGCGCAAAGCCCTTAGGTTTTTGCTCCAAAATGCCTTTGAGGTACCCCAATGGTTGGAACATCCCAGTTTTCAATATCGGCTTGATGAAATAAGCGGTTCCGATATGTTATTGGTCTATCAATTACAATTATTGTCGGAACTGTTGGGCGTATCCCGAATGGGGAGGTTGGAGCACATGGAGGGGAATCACCACTATGAAGCAGTACTATGGGAAATGATCGGTATGTTACAGGAAGGCTTGTTCCAAGAATTGGAAGATCCCAGGGCTGACATTTCGCCAAGACGTCAAGCATTGCAGAGGGCCTATATTGAAACCATGTCGTCCCATGTGCGCTCTGAATCACCTTCAAGTAGGCTTTCCACGGAACAATTGCAACGTTTTCCGAGCCAATATGTCAAAAGTGAATGTCGTTTTGGTTTAAGGCAACTTCAAAAAAAAATGGAAATGGTAGTAGCAGAGTTGGAAGATGGACAGCAAAAGGAGCATTTACGGGCATGCTTGAACATGATCAATACCTGTTTATGA
- a CDS encoding DUF6520 family protein, which yields MRKFKFLIPAFAIVFAVAASAFTMKDNAVLDENMILGEYYPDPNEPCQPISVDDCSITGQNVCQFGLEDVYRAGTSCTVQLKRQ from the coding sequence ATGAGAAAATTCAAATTTTTGATTCCGGCATTCGCCATTGTATTCGCAGTGGCCGCAAGTGCCTTTACCATGAAGGACAATGCAGTCCTTGATGAGAACATGATACTTGGGGAATACTATCCAGACCCCAACGAACCCTGCCAACCCATTTCGGTTGACGATTGCTCCATTACAGGGCAGAACGTCTGCCAATTCGGTTTGGAGGACGTTTATAGGGCAGGTACCAGTTGTACCGTTCAATTGAAAAGGCAATAG
- a CDS encoding MauE/DoxX family redox-associated membrane protein, whose product MVTNKMKWGQKHSHRIVETISLLFVVLFIYAATSKLWDFGQFKVQLGQSPVLTAYVDGVAWMVPGVEYLLALLLLFNGTRLVAFYGSLVLMVMFTTYILLVLNFSDYIPCSCGGVLEDLGWTEHIVFNLFFVALAIIGIILLEAHPTLKTSVS is encoded by the coding sequence ATGGTTACAAATAAAATGAAATGGGGTCAAAAACATAGTCATCGCATTGTCGAGACCATCAGCCTCCTGTTTGTCGTGCTGTTCATCTATGCGGCGACCAGCAAACTTTGGGATTTCGGGCAGTTCAAAGTGCAATTGGGGCAGTCCCCGGTTCTGACGGCCTATGTGGATGGGGTGGCCTGGATGGTTCCCGGTGTGGAATACCTCTTGGCCTTACTGTTATTGTTCAATGGAACAAGATTGGTGGCCTTCTATGGCAGTCTTGTCCTGATGGTGATGTTCACCACCTATATCCTATTGGTGTTGAATTTCAGTGACTATATCCCTTGTTCCTGTGGAGGCGTGCTGGAGGACTTGGGCTGGACGGAACATATTGTGTTCAACCTATTTTTTGTTGCCCTGGCCATCATCGGAATTATACTATTGGAAGCACATCCAACCCTCAAAACAAGTGTATCATGA
- a CDS encoding helix-turn-helix domain-containing protein, which produces MDSLENKKRLEDIYTQLVHIANGNFSYQIERTDKNDALEALTFLVNSTTEELRDAFLHQGFIKLPNSYDMVVQLFFELDTKGHIVRINPTVETLLNHKEGALIGRPFVQLLAKDSQKGWKKLLNSSSKDRVWELTLRLTFTEQSGLQLPAHCKVIYFPEHEGKKGTFKVISFDLVKKEETDQGFLQKKLKKQLQSHGLLPKPQKTQTHILHAMDMENLRKGKQYIMDNLDTPLPSIKELAHICNTNEYKFKKGFKEFFGMTAFQYQKHERLRKAHILIEHSNKTILAIARTVGFKKGNHFAREFRKRYGYSPSVLRRLSK; this is translated from the coding sequence ATGGACAGCCTGGAAAACAAAAAGCGATTGGAGGATATCTACACCCAATTGGTACATATTGCCAATGGAAACTTCTCCTACCAGATCGAACGGACGGACAAAAACGATGCACTGGAGGCCCTGACTTTTTTGGTCAACTCGACCACCGAGGAACTCAGGGACGCCTTTCTGCACCAGGGCTTTATCAAACTTCCCAATTCCTACGATATGGTAGTTCAATTGTTCTTTGAACTGGACACCAAAGGTCATATCGTCAGGATAAACCCTACAGTCGAAACATTATTGAACCATAAGGAAGGGGCCTTGATCGGGCGTCCCTTTGTGCAGCTCTTGGCCAAGGACTCCCAAAAGGGATGGAAAAAACTGCTGAATTCCTCCTCAAAAGATCGGGTTTGGGAACTGACCCTACGGTTGACCTTTACCGAACAATCGGGGCTCCAGCTCCCCGCCCATTGCAAGGTCATTTATTTCCCGGAACATGAAGGCAAAAAGGGAACTTTTAAGGTTATATCCTTTGATCTGGTCAAGAAAGAGGAGACGGATCAGGGATTCCTTCAAAAGAAACTGAAAAAGCAATTACAGTCCCATGGCCTTTTGCCAAAACCACAAAAAACACAGACCCATATCCTTCACGCCATGGACATGGAGAACCTAAGGAAGGGCAAACAATATATCATGGATAACCTCGATACGCCACTGCCCTCGATCAAAGAGCTTGCCCATATTTGCAACACCAACGAGTACAAGTTCAAAAAGGGATTCAAAGAGTTTTTCGGAATGACGGCCTTTCAATATCAAAAACATGAACGACTCAGAAAGGCCCATATCCTGATAGAGCACTCCAACAAGACCATCCTTGCCATAGCCAGGACCGTAGGTTTCAAAAAGGGCAACCACTTTGCCCGGGAATTCAGAAAAAGGTACGGATATAGTCCCTCTGTGTTGAGAAGACTGTCAAAATAA
- a CDS encoding RteC domain-containing protein translates to MKYQKLLSEFEGQLEALESGDGDILYKAEKGIALVEKCIHKLQKQIVGKSFETQADEIYFFKHVKPQIFSKLIYYIRLFSIESKRPRGKDVAQVKYLQQQIDKLQTFFNDNLEFYNYYRRGAMSMDEQYFVRGNRDLRMPLESFHFLIDDQFSTCQDGTVATIMAYDMLIVYLRKEVDDLNNNMEPTKNTAMEKPSKLFWTGSKTDLIELLYALHTSKSINGGTVDIKEMASHFEYFYNVDLGNYYHTFIDIRSRKSSRTRFLDRLIEMLNQRMESLEE, encoded by the coding sequence ATGAAATATCAAAAACTGCTATCGGAATTTGAGGGCCAGTTGGAGGCCTTGGAAAGTGGGGACGGTGATATCCTTTACAAAGCGGAGAAGGGCATAGCACTGGTGGAGAAGTGCATCCATAAACTGCAAAAACAGATTGTGGGGAAGAGCTTTGAGACGCAGGCCGACGAGATTTATTTTTTTAAGCATGTAAAGCCCCAGATCTTTAGCAAGCTCATTTATTACATCAGGCTCTTTAGCATTGAGAGCAAACGGCCACGGGGTAAGGATGTGGCCCAAGTAAAATACCTACAGCAACAGATCGATAAACTGCAAACCTTCTTCAACGACAACTTGGAATTCTATAATTATTACCGACGTGGGGCGATGTCCATGGACGAGCAGTATTTTGTCAGGGGCAACCGGGACCTGCGCATGCCCTTGGAATCCTTCCACTTTTTGATCGATGACCAGTTCTCCACCTGTCAGGACGGAACGGTGGCCACCATTATGGCCTATGACATGCTCATCGTATACCTGAGAAAGGAAGTGGACGACCTCAATAACAATATGGAACCTACAAAGAACACAGCAATGGAAAAACCATCAAAACTTTTTTGGACGGGGAGCAAGACTGATCTCATCGAGCTCCTTTATGCGCTACATACCAGTAAATCTATCAACGGCGGTACCGTGGACATCAAGGAAATGGCCTCCCATTTCGAATACTTCTACAATGTTGACCTGGGCAATTACTACCACACCTTTATCGATATCCGTTCCCGCAAAAGCAGTAGGACACGGTTCTTGGACCGGCTTATTGAGATGCTCAACCAGCGGATGGAATCCCTGGAAGAATAG
- a CDS encoding helix-turn-helix domain-containing protein has translation MGATIITTEDLMEFKMELLEDIKDLLENQNKQTNKKWLKSNEVRELLGISPGTLQNLRINGTLPFSKIGGVLYYDYQEIIEVLEKHKVHNRI, from the coding sequence ATGGGAGCGACCATAATTACTACAGAAGACCTGATGGAGTTCAAAATGGAACTACTGGAGGACATCAAGGATTTATTGGAAAACCAAAACAAGCAAACGAACAAAAAATGGCTCAAATCCAATGAGGTCCGAGAACTACTGGGTATTTCTCCTGGTACATTACAAAACCTTCGTATCAACGGTACCTTGCCCTTTTCAAAAATAGGCGGGGTGTTGTACTATGATTACCAAGAGATCATTGAGGTTTTGGAAAAGCATAAGGTCCATAACCGTATCTAG